GCGGGACAGCAGCACGACGTCGGCGAGCTCGGTCATCCGCAACCGGTGCTCCGGCGCCTCGGCCAGCGCTTCGAGCACGTCGTAGGCGGCCAGCGTGAGCCGCTGCTCGGCGATCAGGTCGCCCTCCAGGCAACGCGTGACCCGGGCGTGCGCGCGGAGGAAACTGCGGTACGCCAGCAATTCATTTCGAGTCGGTAATCGATCAAGAGCCGTCTCGGCCACGAAGATTGATATTACGGTCCGCGTTCACCCGACTGCGCAGCGCCCCCGCCGAACACCCGATGGTCACCCCGCGTGAACCGGCCCCGGTCGCCATCGCCCCTGTTCCGGGCGGGCTACCGATCCGTAGCATTGGAATCGCCCCGAGGGGGCCGTGTGAGAACCTTGGTCCTCTCCGCGAAGTTCCCAACAGCTTGCCGAGGTAACCGTGACCAGTACGCAGTCCGCGCCCACCGAGGACGCCGTCCGCAAGGCCCTCAGCCAGGTCGAGGACCCGGAGATCCGGCGGCCGATCACCGACCTGGGCATGGTCAAGAGCGTGTCCATCGGCGACGGCGGCGCCGTGCTGGTCGAGGTCTACCTGACGGTCAAGGGCTGCCCGATGCGGGAGACCATCACCCAGCGGGTCACCGACGCGGTCGCCGCCGTCGAGGGCGTCGGCTCCGTCCAGGTGGAGCTGGACGTGATGAGCGACGAGCAGCGCACCGAGCTGCGCAAGGCGCTGCGCGGCGACGCCGCCGAACCGCGCATCCCGTTCGCCGAGCCGGGCTCGATGACCCGCGTGTACTGCGTGGCATCGGGCAAGGGCGGCGTCGGCAAGTCCAGCGTGACGGTGAACCTCGCCGCCGCGATGGCCGAGCGCGGGCTGTCGGTGGGCGTGGTGGACGCCGACATCTACGGCCACTCGGTGCCGCGGATGCTGGGGGCGGGCGGCAAGCCCACCCAGGTGGAGAAGATGATCATGCCGCCGCAGTCGCACGGCGTGAAGGTCATCTCGATCGGCATGTTCACCCCGGGCAACACCCCGGTGGTCTGGCGCGGCCCGATGCTGCACCGCGCGCTGCAGCAGTTCCTCGCCGACGTGTTCTGGGGCGACCTGGACGTGCTGCTGCTGGACCTCCCGCCCGGCACCGGCGACGTGGCGCTGTCCACCGCCCAGCTCATCCCGAACGCCGAGATCCTGGTGGTCACCACCCCGCAGCAGGCGGCGGCCGAGGTCGCCGAGCGCGCGGGCGCGATCGCCATGCAGACCCGCCAGCGGCTGGCCGGCGTGGTGGAGAACATGTCCTGGATGGAGCTGCCCGACGGCCAGCGGATGGAGGTCTTCGGCTCCGGCGGCGGTCAGCTGGTGGCCGACTCGCTGTCCCGCTCGCTGGGCACCGAGGTCCCGCTGCTCGGCCAGGTCCCGCTCGACCCGCGCCTGCGCGAGGCGGGCGACGCGGGCACGCCCCTGGTGCTGGAGGCGCCGGACTCCCCGGCCGCGGTGGTCCTCAACGACATCGCCAAGCGGCTGTCCACCCGCTCCCGGGGCCTGGCGGGCAAGCTACTCTCCGTCTCCCCGGCCTGACCAGCCGAGAAGGGCATCTCCGGGCAGCCGGGGATGCCCTTCGCCGGGTCAGATGCGCTTGGTGATGGCCAGCAGACCCGGCCCGGTCGGGAGCGTGACCGGGACGAGGGTGTCGTCGGACTGCACCTCGCGGATGAGCTCGCGCAGGGCTTGGGCCATCGCGCTGCGGGTGTCCGGCCCGGCCAGCTGGGTACCGGCGAAGACGATCACCCCGCCCGGCCGGAGCAGGCGCAGGCCGAGCTCCAGGTACTGCGGGTACTCCGTGGTCGCGATGTTCACCGAGACCAGGTCGTAGCCGCCCTCGGTGAGGCGGGGCATCAGGTCGACCGCGCGGCCGGCGATCAGCCGGGTGCGGCTGGCCGGGACGCCCGCGTCGCGCAGCGTCCCGCGCGCCTCGCGGTGCACCGAGGCGTCCGCGTCGATCGAGGTCACCACGCCGTCCGGCACCATGCCGCGGAGCAGCCACAGCGCGGTCTCGCCCGAGCCGGTGCCGACCTCCACGGCGGCCTTCGCCTGCAACGCCGCGGCCAGGAAGCGCAGCACGTGCAGCGGCGACGCACCGACCGATGTGCCCTGCGGGCCATCGGGCATGCGCAGCGGCGTCTGCTCGCGGCCCGCGGGCCCGGCACCGAGCGGCGTCTCGGGGATCACAACGCGAAAGGTTATCGATGTTGTGCTCATCCGTGACCCGCGCGGTCGACATCGTTAGTGGGCCGTTTCCGGCGACGCTCGGTGAGACGTAGCTCACGCTAGGTTCTCAGGCTGTTCTCAGGCCTCTATTAAGGCCACCTCACCAGCGCAGACGAGAGTAGTGGCGTCATGACCGACACCAGTCGGCGTCTCCACTCCGAAGGGCCGGGAACAACGAGCCCGACCCGCTCGTTCTGGTAGATGCAAAGCGCAGGAGGTGGCTTTTCGCCCAATGGCAACTCAGCCGATGAGTGTGGCCCCCAGTGTTCGACCGAGCACCGGTGTTCGACCCAGCACCGTCTCGCCCGCTGAGGAGGTCGCCTGGACCCCGCCGTCGTGGGACGAGGTCGTGCGGCAGCACGCCGACCGGGTGTACCGGCTGGCGTACCGCCTGACCGGTAACCAGCACGACGCGGAGGACCTGACCCAGGAGACCTTCATCCGGGTGTTCCGCTCGCTCGCCTCGTACAAGCCGGGGACGTTCGAGGGGTGGCTGCACCGGATCACCACGAACCTGTTCCTGGACATGGCCCGCCGCAGGTCCCGCCTGCGGATGGAGGGCCTGCCCGAGGACACCGACCGGTTGCCGGGCGGCGGTCCGAGCCCGGAGCAGGTGTTCTACGACACCCACCTCGACCCCGACCTGCAGTCGGCGCTGGACGAGCTGCCCCCGGAGTTCCGGGCCGCAGTGGTGCTCTGCGACGTCGAGGGCCTCTCCTACGAGGAGATCGGGACGACGCTGGGCGTCAAGCTCGGAACCGTGCGCAGCAGGATCCACCGCGGACGCCAGATGCTGAAGGCCACCTTGGAGTCTCGCCGCGAGCAAGCCCGGGAGGTTTGAGACGGATGACGGTTTTGCGTGGGTGGGGTCTGCCCGAGCAGCACCTCGCGCTGGACGCGATCGTCGCTTTCGTGGACGGGGAACTGAGCCCGAACGCCCATGACCGCGCCGCCGCCCACCTGGCCCGGTGCCCCGCGTGCACGTCGGACGCCGCCGCCCAGCGGCAGGCCCGGGCCGCGGTGAAGGCTGCCGGGACCCCGTCGATCTCGCCGTCCCTCCTGCAGGCGCTGCAGGCCATACCGGCGCACGCCGAGCTCCCGAGCCAGCCCGAAGGCCTCGCGCTGACCGAGGACGGCCAGCTGGTCACCGTCTCCCGCCCCGACCGCGCGCGCCGGTTCGGCACCGGCGCCGTCCTGGGTTCCACGACGCCGCTCGGCGGCGGGCAGCAACCCTTGGGGAGCTCCCGCCCTTTTGCCGGTGATCCCGGCGGCGAGCCCGAACCGGCCCGCCGGATGGGCCGCCGCACCAAGCAGGGCGCCGGCGTGGTGTTCTCCGGCCTCGTGCTCGGCGCGCTCGCGCTGATGAACCTGCCCGCGGACGAGGACGGCAGGCCGATCCCCGGGTTGCCCGGCCCGCAGCCGGGCGGGGAGTTCGCCGTGGTGCCCGCCTCCGCCCGCGATTCGCTGCCGCCGGAGACGACGACCCGCGCCGAGCCGCCGGCGCCGCTGGTGGCCGCTGTCGTGCCTCCGGCCGCCGAACCCGCACCGACTACCACGTCGAGCGCGGCCCCGCAGAACTGATCGGAACCGCGTCGCCGCGGTTTTCTTCGCCTCTCCAACACGGACTTCACCGTTCGCCCGGCAGAATGGGCGCACCGGCAGTGGGCCCAGGTGCCGGTGGCACGGGAGTCTCGCCCGTGTGATCCACTCGAAGGGACGAGTCCGACCGCATGCCCGGGGAGCGATGACCGACCAGCCAGGAACGCCCGCGCAGGGCCCGGACGACGAACACGGACGTCGGGACGAGCCCCGCGCAGGCCGGCCAGAATCCAACGGGCGGCCGGCGCAGCCGGTGCACCCGTGGCAGGGGGCGTCCCCGTCCCCCGCGCGCGGCGTGCCCGCCAGCGCCGCCCCGCGACCTTCCACCGTGAACGGCTCCGCGGAACCGCCCCGCCTGGCACCGAAGCCGCTGCACCGCCCGCCGGTCGACCCGGCGCAGAGCTCCTCCTTCCGCCGCCCGCAGGGCGTGACCGGCAGCTTCGACCCGAACCGGCGCAACGCCCCGGTGCGCGGCATCGAGCGCACCGCTCCCCCCGCTGCCCCGCTGGCCAGCGCCTTCGGCCGCCCCGAGGACAGCGCGGAACAGCTCCAGCGGGCTCCCGGCGAGCGGCCGGTGACGCCCGAACCGGCCGAGGAGCCGGTGCTGTGGAACTCCGACGAGCGCGACCCGTGGCGCAACCCGGCCGCGGGCGCGATGCTCGGTCCGCCCGCCGCCTCCGCCGAGCAGGACGAGGAGTCGGAGCCGAAGGAGACGGGCCCGCTGCTGAGCGCCCGCGAAGTCCTGTTCGGCCGCCGCGTGCAGCCCCGCGCGCTCGCGATCCTCGCCGTGGTCGCCCTGCTCGTCGGCCTCGCCGGCGGATTCCTGGGCCGGATCACCGCCGAGGAGGGCAACCCGCTGCTCAACCCGTCAGTGACGCTGGCCGAGGTCGAACCGGCCAAGGAGCGGCCGAAGGGCACGGTGGCCGCCGTCGCGCAGCGCGTGGTGCCCGCCGTGGTCTCGATCGAGGTGCGCGTCGGCGCGCAGGGCGGCAGCGGTTCGGGCGTGGTCATCGACGGCGAGGGCTACGTGCTGACCAACAACCACGTCGTCTCGATGGCCGCCGACACCCCGAACGCGCAGGTCTCCGCCGTGTTCCACGACGGAACGCGGGCCCCGGCGCGGATCGTGGGCCGCGACGTCAAGACCGACCTCGCGGTGATCAAGGTCGAGGTGTCCAACCCGACGGTGGCCCAGCTCGGCGACTCCGACAGCCTCACCGTCGGCGACGACGTGATCGCCATCGGCTCGCCGCTGGGCCTGGCGGGCACGGTGACCACCGGCATCGTCAGCTCGGTGCACCGCCCGATGCGGCTGGCCGGGGAGGGCACCGACACCAACGCGGTGATCGACGCCATCCAGACCGACGCCGCGATCAACCCGGGCAACTCCGGCGGCGCGCTGGTCGACGGCAACGGCGCGGTGGTCGGCATCAACAGCGCGATCCGCACGCTCGGCGCGGGCGGCGAGGGCGGCTCGATCGGGCTGGGCTTCGCGATCCCGATCGACGACGCCCGGCGCATCGCCCAGGAGCTGATCCGCACCGGCCACGTCCAGCACGCCGACCTCGGGGTCAACGCCAAGTCGGTGAGCGACGGCCTCGCCGACGGCGCCCAGGTGCAGAACGTGCAGGACGGCAGCGCCGCGGCGGCGGCCGGGATCGCCGAGGGCGATGTGATCATCCGGGTCGGCGAGCGCAAGGTCGGCAGCGCCGACGAGCTGGTCGTGGCCGTGGACCGGCACCAGGTCGGCGAGCGGATCCCGGTCGCGGTGGTGCGGCAGGGCCGCGAGCTCGTCCTGGACGTGACGCTGAAGTGAACGCCTGCGCACCTCCGCGGGAAGGCACCGTGTTGGGCCACTTCCCCCTCCAACCGGATTCAGCCGGTGGGTACGCTGGGGGTGTTGGCAGCTCGCGCGGTGCTGGTCCGCGGGCGGCGAGGACCCGGAGGTAGTCGAGAGGTGTTCGATAGCATCGGCTGGCCCGAGCTCCTCGTGCTCATCGTGGTCGGTCTGTTCGTGCTGGGCCCGGAGCGCCTGCCGCAGGGCGCGGCGTGGCTGGGCAAGACCGTCCGCCAGGTCAAGGAGTACGCGACCGGGGCGCGCGATCAGATCAAGTCCGAGCTCGGACCGGAGTTCGACGACCTGCGCAAGCCGCTGGAGGACCTGCGCGGCATCCGCGACTTCAACCCGCGCACCGCGGTGACCAAGCACCTGTTCGACGGGGACAACCCGCTCGACCTCAACTCGAACGGCAACGGCCACGCTCCGCCGTCGAGCCAGCCGAAGCCGCCGCAGCGACCGCTGGAGCCCGGCGAGCGCCCGCCGTTCGACTCCGACGCGACCTGATCTGCGCGATCCACACCGCGACGGCCGCGGCGGCGAGCCAGCAGCAGAGCAGCGCCGTCATCCCGGACCAGCCCCAGCTGCCGTAGGCCGCGCCGCCCACCACGCCACCGACGCTGCTGCCGCCGTAGTAGGCCAGCTGGTACAGCGCCGACGCCTGGCTGCGGGCCTGCGCTGACGCCCGGACGCCGACCCAGCCGCTGGCCACCGAGTGCGCGGCGAAGAACCCACCGGTGAACACCACCAGGCCGAGCACGATCATGACCAGGCCGTCGGACAGCATCAGCAGCAGTCCGAGCGCGGTCACCGCGAGCCCGGTGAGCAGGACCCTCGTGCGCCCGTAGTGGTCGGCGGCCCGCCCGGCCAGCGTCGAGGTCACGGTGCCCGCCGCGTAGGCGAGGAAGAGGAGTGCGGCCAGCGCGGGCGGCACGAGCAGCGGTGGCGCGGTGAGGCGGAAGCCGAGCACGTTGTAGACCGTGACGAACGAGCCCATGCCGAGTGCGGCGACGAGGTACGGCCCGTAGAGCACGGGATCGCGCAGCGCTGCGCGCAGGCCGCCGAACAGCGGGCCGAGCGACAGCGGCTTGCGCTGGTGGTTGCACTCGGCCGGGAGCAGCACCACGAAGAACGCGGTGCAGACCGCCGCGAGCAGGGCCACGGCGAGCACTCCGCCCTGCCAGCCGGCGAAGTCGCCGACCACACCGCCCAGCAGCCGGCCGGTCATGCCGCCGATGGTGGTGCCCGCGACGTAGAGGCCCATGGCCGCACCCAGGTTCTTCCCACCGGTCTCCTCCGCCAGGTACGCGGTCGCCACCGCGGCCAGGCCGGCGATCGCGATGCCCTGGAGCAGGCGGACGACCACGAGCACCGGGAAGACCGGGATCCACGGCAGCAGCAGGCCCAGGACCTCAGCCACCAGCAGCGCACCGATCATGACCCGGCGGCGGCCGACGGCCTCGGCGAGCGCGCCGAGCGGGATCGCCGCCACCGCCAGCCCGAGCGTCGCCGCCGAGACCAGCAGCGCAACCGTCCCCGGAGCCAGCGCGAACGCTTCGGCGAACTGCGGCAGCACCGGCTGAGGCGCGTAGAGCAGCGCGAACAGCGCTAACGCTCCGAGCAGCAGCGCGATGCGGATTCGATTGGTTCGTGCCTGGTCCACGCGACCGAAATTAAGCAGCACCGATTGATGCGTCCAATACGTCGATGGCGCATCATCGATGCGATGGCGAATCAATCGCAGGCGCCCGTCGATGCGCCCCAGCTCGCGGCCCACCTGGCTCCCGCCCTGGCGGTGCTGCGCACCGTGGCCGCCGAGGGCCATCTCACACGAGCTGCGGAAATCCTGGGCATTCCACAGCCGACGGTGAGCCGCACCCTCGCCAGGCTGGGCGAACAGCTCGGGGCCCCGGTCATCGCCCGGCAGGGGCGCGGCATCCACCTGACCCGCGCGGGCACGCTGCTGGCCGAAGCCGCTGAGGAAGCGATGCAGCGCCTGGAGGCCGGGTGCCGCGCGGTGGTCGAGGAGCTCGACCCGGACCGCGGTCAGGTGACGTTCGGGTTCCAGCACACGATGGGCAGCAACCTGGTGCCGCCGCTGCTGCGCGGCTTCCGCGACCAGCACCCGCAGGTGCGGTTCTCGCTGGTCCAGGGCGCGCGCGACGACATGCTCGCCCGGACCTGGGCGGGCGAGATCGACCTCTGCCTGATCGCGCCGCTACCCGCGGGCGATCCTCGCTGGGCGAGCGCGACGATCCTGGAGGAACCGCTGGTCGCGGTGCTGCACGCCGGGCACCGGCTGGCCCGGCGCCGGACCTTGCCGCTGGCCGATCTCGCCGCAGAGGACTTCGTCGCGATGCGCCCCGGCTACGGCCTGCGGCAGATCTTCGTGCGGCTGGCCGAAGGCGCCGGGTTCGAGCCGCGACTGGCCTTCGAGAGCGAGGAAGTCGACACCGTGCGCGGCCTCGTCGCGGCCGGGCTCGGCGTCGCGGTGCTACCGCCCGCCGACACCGGCCCGGCCCCGGACACCGTCGAGATCCCGCTGAACCCACCGGCCCACCGCACGATCGGCCTGGCCTGGCCCGCCGACCGCCCCCAACCACCAGCGGTCCGAACCTTCCGCACCTTCGCCGTCACCCCAGGAGCGGTCGATTTCGCGCGAAATCGACCATCACCCGGGTGACGTTCCGCGGTGGCCGCCGCGTCAGGGCTTGGTGAGGGTGGCGGCGAGCTCGACGAGGCTGCGGGCCGCGAACCCGGTGGCGCCCGACACGACCTCGTTGTAGTCCTTGTCCGCCCGCGCCGGGCCCGCGATGTCCAGGTGCGCCCACGGCAGGCCGCCGGTGAACTCGCGGAGGAACAGCGCCGCCGTGATGCCGCCCGGTCCGGCCGGGGTCTGCTTGACGTCCGCCAGCTCGCCCTGGACGGCCTCCGCGTGGTCCTCCAGCAGCGGCATCCGCCACCAGGCCTCACCGACGCCCGCACCGGCCGCGCTGACCTGCTCGGCCAGGCGCTCGTCGGAGGCGAACAGGCCGCCCGTGCGCAGGCCGAGCGCGACCTTCATCGCACCGGTCAGCGTCGCGACGTCCACCAGCACGTCGGGTTCGAGCTTGTCGACCGCGTAGGCGATGGCGTCGGCGAGCACCATCCGGCCCTCGGCGTCGGTGTTGCCGACCTCGGTGGTGGTGCCGCCGTAGTGCCGGACGACGTCACCGGGCCGGTAGGCGGTGCCGGACACGTGGTTCTCCGCCGACGGCACCAGGCCGGTGACCCGCACCGCCAGGCCGAGGCGCGCGATGGTCAGCAGCGCCGCGATCACCGCGCCGCCGCCGGACATGTCGGTGCGCATCAGGTGCATGCCCTCGGCGGGCTTGATCGAGATGCCGCCGGTGTCGAAGGTGATGCCCTTGCCCACCAGCACCAGGTGCGGTCCCGCCGCGTCCTTCGGGCGGTAGGTCAGCTCCAGCAGCCGCGGCGGCCGCGCCGAGCCGCCGCCGACGGCGAGGATGCCGCCGAAACCGTTGTCCGCGAGCCACTTCTCGTCGCGCACGGTGGCGGTCAGGTCCGGGACGTCGGCGGCGAGCTCGGCGGCGATGCCGGTGAGCCAGGCCGGGTCCTTGACGTTGGACGGGGTGTTCGCGAGGTCGCGGGCGAGGGCCGTCGCCGCGGCCAGCTCGCGGGCCCGGCGGGCCTGCTCGCCCAGCGCCGCCACGTCGGCGCCCTCCGGCGCGACCAGCAGGACCTTCCGCAGCCGCGGCGGAACCGGGCCGCGCGACACGCGGAACCGGTAGCCGCCGAGCGCCAGGCCCAGCGTCAGCGCCGAGACGATCTCGCCGTCGACGTCGGCGGGCAGCTTCACCTGGAGGTAGTCCGCGTCGGACGCCTCGCCGAGATCACCGGTCTCGTCGTCGGATTCGGCCACGCCGTTGAGCCGCTCGCGCACCGCGCGCGCCAGCGCACCACCCGCGCTGCGCCACTTCGCGGCCTCGCCGGAGCCGACTCCGACGGCCCAGCCGAGTCCACCGGTGGGCAGCGGCAGCGCGCGCACCGCGCCGGCCGAGGCCGACACGCCGACAGCCTCCAGCACCGCGGCGTCCACATCGAACTGTTCAGCCGCGGCGGCCAGATCGGGTCCCGACTCGCCGTCGAAGACCGGGACCGCACCGGGCACGCCGTCCCGCCACTGCCGCACGACGTCCACTTCGACCAGTGCGGTCGGGATCGCGGGCAGCGCCGGATCCGCATCGCGGGCCGGCTGGGCGGGGCGGAACACTGAGGCACCGGACACGAGAAGACCTTCCTGCACGGACTGGCCGCGCACACTCGAAACTACCGTCGTCACCCGGTCGGACACGGTCCGCAGCCGACCGCGGGGACCTGCCAGTCGACGACGGCCCCGGTGCCGTCCTCGGCACCGGGGCCCGACCGCGGCGAAGAGTGCTCGCCACTCGTCGTCGACGCTGCACTGCGGCCTCGGCGGGCGGAGGCACCGCGCGGCTGTCCTGCCGCAGCACCTCCGAGATCGCCGGCCGGCGGCCTCAGCCGGTGGCGGACTCCAGGGCGTCACCCAGGTTCTTGGCCTCCTCGACCGACATCTCGACGACGAGCCGCCCACCACCCTCAAGTGGAACGCGCATCACGATGCCGCGTCCCTCCTTAGTCACCTCGAGGGGACCGTCACCGGTCCGGGGCTTCATGGCCGCCATAGCGTGCTCCCTCCGTGAACTCTTTACCCCGCTGATCGCCACAACCAGCTCGGGTTCACCCCCATTCTCCCCCATCCCGAGGCTGGGACGAAACCGAACCGATCAACTCGTGTCGCCCGTGCGCTGGTCGAATGCCCGCCGGGGCTGGCAGACTCACCGCTCGTGCGGGCTGTTTCGGGGTCGTCGCGGGCCACCTGGCGACGGCCCGCGGCAGCCGGCGCGCCGCTGGTCGCCGCGCACGGCGGATCACCGCCGCCATCACCCCGGCGACCTGCGACAACACTGTCCACCTGGGACATCGGGCGAGCCGCGGAGTCCACTTTGGAACCCGGCGCGCCGTCCCGGCCGAGATGCCGCAGCGGACCGCGAGGCAAGGAGTTCGAAGTGACCGACGTACTGCTGACCGAGGACACCGCCGGTGTGCGCCTGCTCACGCTGAACCGCCCCGAGTCGTTCAACTCGCTCAACGTCGAGCTCAAGCAGGCCCTGATCAGCGCGCTGCGCGACGCGGCCGCGGACGATTCGGTGCGCACCGTGGTGATCACCGGCGCGGGCAAGGCGTTCTGCGCGGGGCAGGATCTCAAGGAGCACGTCGCGCTGCTGGAGGCCGACGACCCGAGCCCGCTGAAGACGGTCGAGGAGCACTACAACCCGATCATCCGGGCCGTGACCAGCATGCCGAAGCCGGTGATCGCGGCGGTCAACGGCACCGCCGCCGGCGCGGGCGCATCGCTGGCCTACGCCTGCGACCTGCGGGTGGCGGCGTCGAACGCGAAGTTCCTGATGGCCTTCGCCAACGTCGGCCTGTCCACCGACTCCGGCGCGTCCTGGACGCTGCCCCGGCTGATCGGCTACGGCCGCGCGATGGAGATGCTCCTGCTGGCCGAGCCGGTGGCCGCGGAGGAAGCGCTGCGCATCGGCATGGTGAACCGGGTCGTCGGCGAGGGCGAGGCGACCGGCGCGGCGC
This portion of the Saccharopolyspora antimicrobica genome encodes:
- a CDS encoding Mrp/NBP35 family ATP-binding protein — its product is MTSTQSAPTEDAVRKALSQVEDPEIRRPITDLGMVKSVSIGDGGAVLVEVYLTVKGCPMRETITQRVTDAVAAVEGVGSVQVELDVMSDEQRTELRKALRGDAAEPRIPFAEPGSMTRVYCVASGKGGVGKSSVTVNLAAAMAERGLSVGVVDADIYGHSVPRMLGAGGKPTQVEKMIMPPQSHGVKVISIGMFTPGNTPVVWRGPMLHRALQQFLADVFWGDLDVLLLDLPPGTGDVALSTAQLIPNAEILVVTTPQQAAAEVAERAGAIAMQTRQRLAGVVENMSWMELPDGQRMEVFGSGGGQLVADSLSRSLGTEVPLLGQVPLDPRLREAGDAGTPLVLEAPDSPAAVVLNDIAKRLSTRSRGLAGKLLSVSPA
- a CDS encoding O-methyltransferase encodes the protein MIPETPLGAGPAGREQTPLRMPDGPQGTSVGASPLHVLRFLAAALQAKAAVEVGTGSGETALWLLRGMVPDGVVTSIDADASVHREARGTLRDAGVPASRTRLIAGRAVDLMPRLTEGGYDLVSVNIATTEYPQYLELGLRLLRPGGVIVFAGTQLAGPDTRSAMAQALRELIREVQSDDTLVPVTLPTGPGLLAITKRI
- the sigE gene encoding RNA polymerase sigma factor SigE, producing MSVAPSVRPSTGVRPSTVSPAEEVAWTPPSWDEVVRQHADRVYRLAYRLTGNQHDAEDLTQETFIRVFRSLASYKPGTFEGWLHRITTNLFLDMARRRSRLRMEGLPEDTDRLPGGGPSPEQVFYDTHLDPDLQSALDELPPEFRAAVVLCDVEGLSYEEIGTTLGVKLGTVRSRIHRGRQMLKATLESRREQAREV
- a CDS encoding zf-HC2 domain-containing protein, which translates into the protein MTVLRGWGLPEQHLALDAIVAFVDGELSPNAHDRAAAHLARCPACTSDAAAQRQARAAVKAAGTPSISPSLLQALQAIPAHAELPSQPEGLALTEDGQLVTVSRPDRARRFGTGAVLGSTTPLGGGQQPLGSSRPFAGDPGGEPEPARRMGRRTKQGAGVVFSGLVLGALALMNLPADEDGRPIPGLPGPQPGGEFAVVPASARDSLPPETTTRAEPPAPLVAAVVPPAAEPAPTTTSSAAPQN
- a CDS encoding S1C family serine protease, producing the protein MNGSAEPPRLAPKPLHRPPVDPAQSSSFRRPQGVTGSFDPNRRNAPVRGIERTAPPAAPLASAFGRPEDSAEQLQRAPGERPVTPEPAEEPVLWNSDERDPWRNPAAGAMLGPPAASAEQDEESEPKETGPLLSAREVLFGRRVQPRALAILAVVALLVGLAGGFLGRITAEEGNPLLNPSVTLAEVEPAKERPKGTVAAVAQRVVPAVVSIEVRVGAQGGSGSGVVIDGEGYVLTNNHVVSMAADTPNAQVSAVFHDGTRAPARIVGRDVKTDLAVIKVEVSNPTVAQLGDSDSLTVGDDVIAIGSPLGLAGTVTTGIVSSVHRPMRLAGEGTDTNAVIDAIQTDAAINPGNSGGALVDGNGAVVGINSAIRTLGAGGEGGSIGLGFAIPIDDARRIAQELIRTGHVQHADLGVNAKSVSDGLADGAQVQNVQDGSAAAAAGIAEGDVIIRVGERKVGSADELVVAVDRHQVGERIPVAVVRQGRELVLDVTLK
- a CDS encoding sec-independent translocase, giving the protein MFDSIGWPELLVLIVVGLFVLGPERLPQGAAWLGKTVRQVKEYATGARDQIKSELGPEFDDLRKPLEDLRGIRDFNPRTAVTKHLFDGDNPLDLNSNGNGHAPPSSQPKPPQRPLEPGERPPFDSDAT
- a CDS encoding MFS transporter, which encodes MDQARTNRIRIALLLGALALFALLYAPQPVLPQFAEAFALAPGTVALLVSAATLGLAVAAIPLGALAEAVGRRRVMIGALLVAEVLGLLLPWIPVFPVLVVVRLLQGIAIAGLAAVATAYLAEETGGKNLGAAMGLYVAGTTIGGMTGRLLGGVVGDFAGWQGGVLAVALLAAVCTAFFVVLLPAECNHQRKPLSLGPLFGGLRAALRDPVLYGPYLVAALGMGSFVTVYNVLGFRLTAPPLLVPPALAALLFLAYAAGTVTSTLAGRAADHYGRTRVLLTGLAVTALGLLLMLSDGLVMIVLGLVVFTGGFFAAHSVASGWVGVRASAQARSQASALYQLAYYGGSSVGGVVGGAAYGSWGWSGMTALLCCWLAAAAVAVWIAQIRSRRSRTAGARRAPAVAAAASAGSTAERGRCRSS
- a CDS encoding LysR family transcriptional regulator, which translates into the protein MANQSQAPVDAPQLAAHLAPALAVLRTVAAEGHLTRAAEILGIPQPTVSRTLARLGEQLGAPVIARQGRGIHLTRAGTLLAEAAEEAMQRLEAGCRAVVEELDPDRGQVTFGFQHTMGSNLVPPLLRGFRDQHPQVRFSLVQGARDDMLARTWAGEIDLCLIAPLPAGDPRWASATILEEPLVAVLHAGHRLARRRTLPLADLAAEDFVAMRPGYGLRQIFVRLAEGAGFEPRLAFESEEVDTVRGLVAAGLGVAVLPPADTGPAPDTVEIPLNPPAHRTIGLAWPADRPQPPAVRTFRTFAVTPGAVDFARNRPSPG
- a CDS encoding leucyl aminopeptidase family protein; the encoded protein is MSGASVFRPAQPARDADPALPAIPTALVEVDVVRQWRDGVPGAVPVFDGESGPDLAAAAEQFDVDAAVLEAVGVSASAGAVRALPLPTGGLGWAVGVGSGEAAKWRSAGGALARAVRERLNGVAESDDETGDLGEASDADYLQVKLPADVDGEIVSALTLGLALGGYRFRVSRGPVPPRLRKVLLVAPEGADVAALGEQARRARELAAATALARDLANTPSNVKDPAWLTGIAAELAADVPDLTATVRDEKWLADNGFGGILAVGGGSARPPRLLELTYRPKDAAGPHLVLVGKGITFDTGGISIKPAEGMHLMRTDMSGGGAVIAALLTIARLGLAVRVTGLVPSAENHVSGTAYRPGDVVRHYGGTTTEVGNTDAEGRMVLADAIAYAVDKLEPDVLVDVATLTGAMKVALGLRTGGLFASDERLAEQVSAAGAGVGEAWWRMPLLEDHAEAVQGELADVKQTPAGPGGITAALFLREFTGGLPWAHLDIAGPARADKDYNEVVSGATGFAARSLVELAATLTKP
- a CDS encoding DUF3117 domain-containing protein, whose protein sequence is MAAMKPRTGDGPLEVTKEGRGIVMRVPLEGGGRLVVEMSVEEAKNLGDALESATG
- a CDS encoding enoyl-CoA hydratase-related protein produces the protein MTDVLLTEDTAGVRLLTLNRPESFNSLNVELKQALISALRDAAADDSVRTVVITGAGKAFCAGQDLKEHVALLEADDPSPLKTVEEHYNPIIRAVTSMPKPVIAAVNGTAAGAGASLAYACDLRVAASNAKFLMAFANVGLSTDSGASWTLPRLIGYGRAMEMLLLAEPVAAEEALRIGMVNRVVGEGEATGAALELATRMAAGPTFAYARIKETALAAAAEGLAEALAVEAGAQAEAGATADHREAVSAFVAKRTPNFTGR